Proteins from a single region of Chryseobacterium sp. T16E-39:
- a CDS encoding GLPGLI family protein produces the protein MKFRIKLILLATLLINILISSQHLKVEYEKYDLKDIDHNSNLTKEYQDKVNTERKKPQKYFLYYTDGYSFFKSIPRNSISHNAGDKKENDVQIHKREIYKEIELKMYHNKNDDGNYAYHNFKDTNEEFYGYKDTKFAKIEYKDDTMNIDNYVCKLVEVSFDSMTNYKVWYTEAIPISAGPFSFNNFPGLVLRVETENYTITATKISNDAKESDIEKINTRLKVFKNEDYDKKLKEVNEQRSKPTFEEIKL, from the coding sequence ATGAAATTTAGAATTAAATTAATTTTATTAGCTACATTACTGATCAACATCCTGATTTCCTCCCAACATCTAAAGGTTGAATATGAAAAATATGACCTAAAAGATATAGACCATAATAGTAATTTAACAAAAGAATACCAGGACAAAGTAAATACCGAGCGTAAAAAGCCGCAGAAATATTTTCTTTATTATACAGATGGATATTCATTTTTTAAGTCCATTCCCCGTAATTCAATATCCCATAATGCAGGAGACAAAAAGGAAAATGATGTACAAATTCATAAAAGAGAAATCTATAAAGAAATCGAACTAAAAATGTACCATAATAAAAATGATGACGGCAATTATGCTTATCATAATTTTAAAGATACTAATGAAGAATTTTACGGCTATAAAGACACAAAATTTGCGAAAATAGAGTACAAAGATGATACGATGAATATAGACAACTATGTTTGTAAACTGGTTGAAGTAAGTTTTGATTCAATGACAAATTATAAAGTTTGGTATACGGAAGCGATTCCTATTTCTGCTGGTCCTTTTTCATTTAATAATTTCCCGGGACTCGTTTTAAGAGTTGAAACTGAAAACTATACCATAACTGCCACAAAAATTAGCAATGATGCAAAAGAGTCTGATATTGAAAAAATTAATACAAGATTAAAAGTATTTAAAAATGAAGACTATGATAAAAAATTAAAAGAGGTTAATGAGCAAAGAAGCAAACCTACTTTTGAAGAAATAAAGCTTTAA
- a CDS encoding helix-turn-helix domain-containing protein: MKIRLIFLLLLSFRVLVAQTNQPDTLKKYSFSELETKYYEYNSIDKIKDANLISHYYLEKAKSEKNSEKIVEGYVLMHFNESFPNALKYLDSVQISTRNSKKETYPARLYLLRGNIYFRYDHQKEALNNYVLGLKFAQEKGNKRQIAFAEVSIAYLNNYIGKHYEAAKKLRFYLYNAPYLSKNELSDIHLSLASTYLDIEKLDSAKVLIGEGLKSFQKDNIYRYNQYLSLSGLYNLKVKNYKDAVNNLMSSRQYFIKSGSDALSINYATFYLGQSYAGMGQKEKAMQNFLAIDSLIKKNNSTFPELREVYPYIIGYYKEKGDKEKQLYYIDRFLNIDKQLDSRFRYVSRELPRRYDTPSLVNEKAKIISELENRKIILYFSIGILTLVLALVLFLYYKSERKYKKIAQELLQSVYNKVEVQITKDELDDPPSKVVNFENTESKIIRATSEDVAQNILRELDSFEAKRQFLQKGITLNSVAKKAKTNSRYLSEIINIYKEKNFATYLNDLRIDYAISRLANDRKFRSYKIPFIAEELGYNNEQAFTLAFKKRTGTTLSIYLKEIEALEIKKA, from the coding sequence ATGAAAATTAGACTTATTTTTTTACTCCTTCTATCTTTTCGTGTATTAGTAGCACAAACTAATCAGCCCGACACCCTAAAAAAATACTCATTCTCCGAATTAGAAACAAAATACTATGAATACAACAGTATTGATAAGATTAAGGATGCAAATTTGATCAGTCATTATTATCTTGAAAAAGCCAAAAGTGAAAAAAATAGTGAAAAAATTGTGGAGGGCTATGTTCTCATGCATTTTAATGAATCATTTCCCAATGCGCTAAAATATCTTGATAGTGTGCAAATATCTACAAGAAATTCAAAAAAAGAAACTTATCCTGCACGTCTCTATTTATTAAGGGGAAATATATATTTCCGCTACGATCATCAAAAAGAAGCCCTGAATAACTATGTATTAGGTTTAAAGTTTGCTCAGGAAAAAGGTAATAAACGACAAATTGCTTTTGCAGAAGTAAGTATTGCATACCTTAATAACTATATTGGAAAACATTATGAAGCTGCAAAAAAACTAAGATTTTATTTATATAATGCTCCATACCTTAGTAAAAATGAACTTTCTGATATTCATTTAAGTTTAGCAAGTACTTATCTTGATATTGAAAAGCTAGACTCTGCTAAGGTACTTATCGGAGAAGGCCTAAAATCATTTCAAAAGGATAATATTTATCGTTATAATCAATATTTATCATTATCCGGACTGTACAATCTAAAGGTAAAAAATTACAAAGATGCTGTCAATAATTTAATGAGTTCCAGGCAATATTTTATTAAATCCGGTTCAGATGCATTAAGTATAAATTATGCGACATTCTATCTTGGACAGTCATATGCAGGAATGGGACAAAAAGAAAAAGCTATGCAAAACTTTTTGGCAATAGACTCTTTGATAAAAAAGAACAATAGTACTTTCCCTGAGCTTCGTGAAGTGTATCCTTATATTATAGGATATTACAAGGAAAAAGGTGATAAAGAAAAGCAACTTTATTATATTGATCGGTTTTTAAATATTGATAAGCAGCTTGATTCCCGGTTTAGGTATGTATCAAGAGAGCTTCCCAGAAGATATGATACACCAAGTCTTGTTAATGAAAAAGCTAAAATCATCTCGGAACTTGAAAACAGAAAAATAATTCTCTATTTTTCTATTGGTATTCTAACATTGGTACTTGCTTTAGTATTATTCTTATATTATAAATCAGAAAGGAAATATAAAAAAATTGCTCAGGAATTATTGCAGTCTGTATACAATAAGGTTGAAGTACAAATAACAAAGGACGAATTAGATGATCCGCCATCTAAAGTAGTAAATTTTGAAAATACAGAATCTAAAATTATCAGAGCTACTTCCGAGGATGTTGCACAAAACATTCTAAGAGAACTCGATTCTTTTGAGGCAAAAAGGCAATTTCTTCAAAAAGGAATTACTTTAAATAGTGTTGCAAAAAAAGCAAAAACAAATTCCCGATATCTATCTGAGATTATCAACATTTATAAAGAAAAAAATTTCGCAACCTATTTGAATGATCTTCGTATTGATTATGCAATTAGCAGATTAGCAAATGATAGAAAATTCAGATCCTATAAAATACCATTTATTGCTGAAGAACTGGGATACAATAACGAGCAGGCTTTCACATTAGCTTTCAAAAAAAGAACAGGAACAACTCTTTCCATTTATTTAAAAGAAATTGAAGCCCTAGAAATAAAAAAAGCATAA
- a CDS encoding prolyl oligopeptidase family serine peptidase has product MKHRIFIITSFLSVFLHAQKTNLAPSVPVIEENFGISITDDYRNLEDVNDPLTKQWMKSQTDYTHSTLRSIPNWNNYLNLRTELDKKQGYSISDLRITSNDKYFYLKRNAGEKTAKVYYREGFAGKEELLYDPSNFVSAGANKTSGSHEFVINVISPSWDGSRLAISLSEKGKEISEVVIMEVKTKAVHPEIITQLNPSTIGGIKWLEDNSGFLYVHYPDADVKSPLFAKNTQTVMYKIGEDPNKRNVVFSNLHNPDLNITKNEYPAILTYDPSDKYYIGILVDAEDFRKTFIIDKKDFLSGKKNWKPLYNKDSKVFFLRVVGNEIYFLSGLNSSNYKLCKTNLKNPDFKNPEVLVPEKKDEVIKGYSITKDGIYYNTTKNGVEAKLYVLKGNKEISIKLPFVSGNIDLSSKGKDFSDIWVKCSGWANAEQRYRYILNTNTFTKENIAPVLEYPEFKDIIVEEITVKSYDGTEVPLSIIYSKNLKRDGSAPVLMQCYGAFGESYSPFFAISYLSWASQGGIVAVPHVRGGGEKGEQWHIDGKKLKKPNSWKDLIACTEFLINEKYTSAKKVAVWGTSAGGILVGRAITERPDLFGAVIAESGVLNPLRVEKSGNGGTSIKEYGDPNDSTEFKGVLEMDAYQHIKKGIKYPSMLLCAGINDPRVAPWQSAKFSAKALASSTSDNPILLNIDYEGGHGSDITVLKRYTSLSEIFAFAFWQLGHPNYQKK; this is encoded by the coding sequence ATGAAACACAGAATATTTATTATTACTTCTTTTTTGTCAGTTTTCCTTCATGCGCAGAAAACAAATCTTGCACCTTCAGTACCAGTAATAGAGGAAAATTTTGGAATTTCAATTACAGACGATTACAGAAATCTCGAAGATGTAAATGATCCTTTAACTAAGCAATGGATGAAATCTCAAACAGATTATACACATTCTACGCTTAGAAGTATTCCTAATTGGAATAATTATTTAAATCTAAGAACTGAATTGGATAAAAAACAAGGATATTCTATATCTGATTTAAGAATTACAAGTAATGATAAATATTTTTATTTAAAAAGAAATGCTGGCGAAAAGACAGCAAAAGTATATTATAGAGAAGGATTTGCGGGTAAAGAAGAACTATTATATGATCCATCTAATTTTGTTTCTGCAGGTGCAAACAAAACTTCGGGCAGTCACGAATTTGTAATCAATGTAATAAGTCCGAGTTGGGATGGTAGCAGGTTAGCTATTTCCTTATCTGAAAAGGGAAAAGAAATATCCGAAGTAGTCATTATGGAGGTAAAAACCAAAGCTGTTCATCCTGAAATTATCACACAACTTAATCCATCTACAATTGGTGGTATTAAATGGTTGGAGGACAACTCTGGCTTTTTGTATGTACACTATCCTGATGCAGATGTGAAGTCTCCGTTGTTTGCAAAAAATACCCAAACCGTCATGTATAAAATTGGGGAAGATCCTAATAAACGGAATGTTGTTTTTTCAAACCTTCATAATCCTGACCTAAACATTACAAAGAATGAATATCCTGCAATACTAACGTATGATCCTAGTGATAAGTATTACATTGGGATATTAGTTGATGCAGAAGATTTTAGGAAGACATTTATTATAGATAAAAAAGACTTTCTGTCTGGCAAAAAAAATTGGAAACCTTTATATAATAAGGATAGTAAGGTATTTTTTTTAAGAGTTGTTGGAAATGAAATTTATTTCTTGTCAGGATTAAATTCTTCCAATTATAAATTATGCAAAACCAATCTCAAAAATCCAGACTTCAAAAATCCAGAGGTATTAGTTCCTGAAAAGAAAGACGAAGTGATAAAAGGTTATTCGATCACTAAAGATGGAATTTATTACAATACTACTAAAAACGGAGTAGAGGCAAAATTGTATGTATTGAAGGGGAATAAAGAAATTTCTATTAAGCTTCCATTTGTTTCTGGAAATATTGATTTGTCATCAAAAGGGAAAGATTTTTCTGATATATGGGTAAAATGTTCAGGCTGGGCAAATGCAGAACAAAGGTACAGATACATACTTAATACAAACACTTTTACTAAAGAGAATATTGCTCCGGTTCTTGAATATCCGGAATTTAAAGATATTATAGTAGAAGAAATAACCGTAAAATCATATGATGGGACCGAAGTTCCTTTATCCATAATTTATAGTAAGAACCTTAAAAGAGATGGTTCAGCACCAGTGCTTATGCAGTGTTATGGGGCATTTGGTGAATCTTATTCTCCATTTTTTGCCATTAGCTATCTGTCTTGGGCAAGCCAAGGAGGAATTGTAGCAGTACCTCATGTACGTGGAGGAGGAGAAAAAGGAGAGCAATGGCATATTGATGGAAAAAAATTAAAGAAGCCGAATTCATGGAAAGATTTAATTGCTTGTACAGAATTTTTAATCAATGAAAAATATACTTCAGCTAAAAAAGTTGCTGTATGGGGTACAAGTGCAGGGGGAATATTAGTGGGTAGAGCCATTACAGAAAGACCTGATTTATTTGGTGCTGTTATTGCAGAATCGGGAGTTTTAAATCCACTTCGAGTAGAAAAGAGTGGTAATGGAGGAACCAGTATTAAAGAATATGGTGATCCTAATGATTCAACTGAGTTTAAAGGGGTGCTTGAAATGGACGCTTATCAGCATATTAAAAAGGGTATTAAATATCCATCTATGTTGCTTTGTGCAGGAATTAATGATCCAAGAGTTGCACCATGGCAATCCGCTAAATTTTCTGCAAAGGCGCTAGCAAGTAGCACATCTGATAATCCAATTTTATTAAATATTGACTATGAAGGAGGGCATGGAAGTGATATCACAGTATTGAAAAGATACACAAGTTTAAGCGAGATCTTTGCTTTTGCCTTCTGGCAGTTGGGGCACCCAAATTATCAGAAAAAATAA
- a CDS encoding lantibiotic dehydratase family protein, which produces MSRLSQDDISDNELKEIYSDASFQEAVYLASPDLYNELRKWFSGEKEYSDKDQYRLKNTLLKYFSRISSRCTPFGLFAGVSLGEFNKDISILSEKENVEFKIVRNTTLDMHFLVLLSQHFTEVPEIREKLLFFPNTSIYKTRNKLRYIEFENLNGRREYVTSVAALSNELDKVLQFSRQGKAISQIADILVNEDITKEEAEEFINELIENQILISELEPCVSGVDFLSKLISLLKSKEITEAYTILMTIRKKLERLDENISNNIQLYHEIEDLIKSFKIKYEGKFLFQTDLYYQNKAELPVRWKKEIKTGISFLNKIISANTDTYIDNFKKAFLERFEHEEVPLLFALDTEIGIGYRQDILAKGVHPYLDDLPKRKSKVKQELTIKLTPIQLLLNQKLQEIQLENTTIVQLTNEDCSHYTENWEDIPDTFSIVAEIISENNEEKIVLQGFRGGSAANLLARFCSEKSDIQDVLKKITEKEAELNSDYILAEIIHLPEARIGNIIRRPTLRTYEIPYLAQSILPKENQIPVDDLYISVRENKIILRSKKLNKEIRPYLTNSHNYSANSLPVYHFLCDLHSQNSRPRLQFDWGDMKFLYNFFPRIEYRNIIFSKACWKINEKEIEEINKIADNKIKLLEQANEWRRKRKIPTWIQWVRNDNTLTLNLENYEMLKLFIQIVTKEKTILIEEFLYNENDDFKREFIFPMYKINT; this is translated from the coding sequence ATGAGTCGTTTGAGTCAGGACGACATTTCAGATAATGAACTCAAGGAGATTTATTCAGATGCTTCTTTTCAAGAAGCAGTCTATCTTGCCTCACCAGATCTGTATAATGAATTAAGGAAATGGTTTAGTGGGGAAAAAGAATATTCGGATAAGGATCAATACAGATTAAAAAATACGCTTTTAAAATATTTCAGTCGTATTAGTTCACGATGTACGCCGTTTGGACTGTTCGCTGGAGTAAGTTTAGGAGAATTCAATAAAGATATTTCAATTTTATCTGAAAAAGAAAATGTGGAATTCAAAATAGTTCGGAATACTACATTGGATATGCATTTTCTTGTTTTACTATCTCAACATTTTACTGAAGTGCCTGAAATTAGGGAAAAATTGTTGTTTTTCCCGAATACCTCTATTTATAAGACAAGAAATAAACTAAGGTACATAGAATTTGAAAACCTTAATGGAAGAAGAGAATATGTAACATCAGTTGCAGCTCTTTCCAATGAACTAGACAAAGTATTGCAATTTTCCAGACAAGGTAAAGCCATTTCTCAAATTGCAGATATTCTGGTTAATGAGGATATAACAAAGGAAGAAGCAGAAGAGTTTATTAATGAACTTATAGAAAATCAGATATTAATTAGTGAATTAGAGCCTTGTGTATCTGGAGTAGACTTTTTATCTAAACTTATTTCTCTGTTAAAAAGTAAGGAAATAACAGAAGCATATACTATTTTGATGACCATCCGGAAAAAGCTTGAAAGATTGGATGAAAATATTTCTAATAACATACAGCTTTACCACGAAATTGAAGATCTTATAAAATCTTTTAAGATAAAATATGAAGGTAAATTTCTTTTCCAAACTGATTTATATTATCAGAATAAAGCAGAACTTCCAGTACGTTGGAAAAAAGAAATAAAAACAGGAATAAGCTTTTTAAATAAAATAATATCAGCTAATACAGATACCTATATTGATAATTTTAAAAAAGCATTTCTTGAAAGATTTGAGCATGAAGAAGTTCCATTGCTTTTTGCTTTAGATACGGAAATAGGAATTGGATATCGACAGGATATTCTAGCTAAAGGTGTACATCCATATCTTGATGATCTGCCTAAACGTAAGTCTAAAGTAAAGCAAGAGCTAACTATAAAACTAACTCCCATACAACTTCTCCTTAATCAAAAGCTGCAGGAAATACAGCTTGAAAATACGACGATTGTTCAATTAACAAATGAAGATTGTAGCCATTACACAGAAAATTGGGAGGATATCCCAGATACTTTTTCTATCGTTGCAGAGATTATTTCTGAAAATAATGAAGAAAAAATTGTATTGCAAGGATTTAGGGGTGGCAGTGCTGCTAACTTATTAGCAAGATTTTGTTCTGAAAAATCTGATATACAGGATGTATTAAAAAAAATTACAGAAAAAGAAGCCGAATTAAATTCTGATTATATTCTGGCAGAAATCATTCATTTACCAGAAGCCCGAATTGGAAATATAATAAGAAGGCCAACGCTTAGAACTTATGAAATTCCATATTTAGCACAATCTATTCTACCTAAAGAAAATCAAATACCTGTTGATGATTTATATATTTCCGTGCGGGAAAATAAAATCATTTTACGGTCTAAAAAATTAAATAAAGAAATACGACCTTATTTAACCAATTCTCATAATTATTCAGCGAATTCACTACCTGTTTATCATTTTCTGTGTGATTTACATTCACAAAATAGTAGGCCACGATTGCAGTTCGATTGGGGAGACATGAAGTTTTTATATAACTTCTTTCCTAGAATAGAGTACCGGAATATTATTTTTTCTAAAGCATGCTGGAAAATTAATGAAAAAGAAATTGAGGAGATAAATAAGATAGCTGACAACAAGATAAAATTGTTAGAGCAAGCAAATGAGTGGAGAAGAAAAAGAAAAATTCCTACATGGATACAATGGGTAAGGAATGATAATACCTTAACCTTGAATTTAGAGAATTATGAAATGTTAAAATTATTCATTCAAATTGTTACTAAGGAAAAAACAATTTTGATAGAGGAGTTTTTGTACAATGAAAATGATGATTTTAAACGTGAGTTTATCTTTCCTATGTATAAAATAAACACTTAA
- a CDS encoding thiopeptide-type bacteriocin biosynthesis protein — MKRKFTPGSEWIYLKIYTGVKTADIILEEAVLPLIDYLKQTHGISCWFFIRYNDPKSHLRIRIKCNTQNHSEIFAKINKDFYEYVESGEISNILFDSYHREIERYGVNTYHNAEVLFHQNSEFVVECLDYDDEEKIIISLFYIDEILNKLNLPIQEKLEWIKGFNFSFKEEFNADKKLNSQLDKKYRELKPKFLEFLNSEEFSEERNEVIANIEESSAEFQNIYSCHENQSLGMPLQNFFQSIFHMNINRLFVSNQRVFEMVIYDYLFRYYKSSVYSLRK, encoded by the coding sequence ATGAAAAGAAAATTTACACCTGGGTCAGAATGGATATATCTCAAAATTTACACGGGGGTCAAGACTGCTGATATTATTTTGGAAGAAGCAGTATTGCCTTTAATTGATTATCTGAAACAAACTCATGGTATTTCTTGCTGGTTTTTCATTCGTTATAACGATCCTAAGTCTCATTTAAGAATAAGAATTAAATGTAATACTCAGAATCATAGCGAAATTTTTGCTAAGATTAATAAGGATTTTTATGAATATGTAGAAAGTGGGGAAATATCCAATATACTATTTGACAGCTATCACAGAGAGATTGAAAGATACGGAGTAAATACCTATCACAATGCTGAGGTATTATTCCATCAAAACAGTGAATTCGTAGTAGAATGTCTGGATTATGATGATGAAGAAAAAATCATTATTTCCCTATTTTATATTGATGAAATTCTGAATAAATTAAATCTTCCCATTCAGGAAAAATTGGAATGGATCAAAGGTTTTAATTTTTCTTTTAAAGAAGAATTCAATGCAGATAAAAAACTTAATTCGCAGCTTGATAAAAAGTATCGGGAGTTGAAACCAAAGTTTCTTGAATTTCTTAATTCTGAAGAATTTTCAGAAGAGAGAAATGAGGTTATTGCCAATATTGAAGAGAGTAGTGCTGAATTTCAAAATATATACAGCTGCCATGAAAACCAGTCTTTGGGAATGCCATTGCAGAATTTTTTCCAAAGCATATTTCATATGAACATCAACAGGCTTTTTGTTTCTAATCAGAGAGTATTTGAAATGGTGATCTATGATTATCTATTCAGATATTATAAAAGTAGTGTTTATAGCCTTCGTAAATAG